One genomic window of Oryctolagus cuniculus chromosome 11, mOryCun1.1, whole genome shotgun sequence includes the following:
- the PPP1R3D gene encoding protein phosphatase 1 regulatory subunit 3D, with protein MSRGLHSAVLPAAPGSRKAAPRSLSCLSDLDGPAPEPRPCRPPGSPGHAPLLAPAPSGCDPRLRPIIQRRARSLPSSPERRQKAAGAPGAACRPGCSRQLRVRFADALGLELAQVKVFNAGDDPSVPLHVLSRLAINSDLCCSSQDLEFTLRCLVPDFPPPVEAADFGERLRRQLVCLERVTCSDLGISGTVRVRNVAFEKQVAVRYTFSGWRSAHEAAARWRGPAGAEGAEDVFAFGFPVPPFLLQLGSLVQFALRYRVAGAEYWDNNDGQDYSLTCRNHALHMPRGECEESWIHFI; from the coding sequence ATGTCCCGAGGCCTGCACTCCGCGGTCCTGCCCGCCGCGCCGGGGTCCCGGAAGGCCGCCCCCCGAAGCCTCAGCTGCCTCTCGGACCTGGACGGCCCCGCCCCGGAGCCTCGGCCCTGTCGGCCCCCGGGGAGCCCTGGCCACGCGCCGCTGCTGGCGCCGGCGCCATCCGGCTGCGACCCCCGGCTGCGGCCCATCATCCAGCGGCGGGCGCGCTCCTTGCCCAGCTCCCCGGAGCGCCGCCAGAAAGCCGCGGGCGCGCCCGGCGCGGCGTGTCGACCCGGCTGCAGCCGGCAGCTCCGCGTGCGCTTCGCCGACgcgctggggctggagctggcgcAGGTCAAGGTGTTCAACGCCGGGGACGACCCGTCGGTGCCGCTGCACGTGCTGTCGCGGCTCGCCATCAACTCGGACCtgtgctgcagcagccaggacctggagtTCACGCTGCGGTGCCTGGTGCCCGACTTCCCGCCGCCCGTCGAGGCGGCCGACTTCGGCGAGCGCCTGCGGCGGCAGCTCGTGTGCCTGGAGCGCGTCACCTGCTCAGACCTGGGCATCAGCGGCACGGTGCGCGTGCGCAACGTGGCCTTCGAGAAGCAGGTGGCCGTGCGCTACACTTTCTCGGGCTGGCGCAGCGCGCACGAGGCGGCGGCGCGGTGGCGCGGGCCGGCGGGCGCCGAGGGCGCGGAGGACGTCTTCGCCTTCGGCTTCCCGGTGCCGCCCTTCCTGCTGCAGCTCGGCTCGCTCGTGCAGTTCGCGCTGCGCTACCGCGTGGCCGGCGCCGAGTACTGGGACAACAACGACGGCCAGGACTACAGCCTCACGTGTCGCAACCACGCACTGCACATGCCGCGCGGGGAGTGCGAGGAGAGCTGGATCCACTTCATCTGA
- the FAM217B gene encoding protein FAM217B produces MKIIKESADEDSASDLSDSERVPIPPSPLTPPDLHLRAEEIDPLDFDLHLTQGHAKPEHYYPDFLPPPYSSWDLRAMALLLHTECDTGAVPRAGGLLGKYVDRLLQLEWLQLQTIQCEKGKAAKARPPPGPGPAGALKSPGRSKLSAGALSKPLARQEGCSKSGPSRKKGFPHEEAHPSYRAFETSLKPSDVAGGTRLCSQKQKLEMRMEEKKRKSAKSIQLQRWDPSCGGCSPKVETSGNLRIPRQPAPTLDSADPWKAPKTQALANLKKKANANSCGRATMSSEKKLKTNGVKQHTHRLK; encoded by the coding sequence ATGAAGATTATTAAAGAGAGTGCCGATGAGGACAGCGCGAGCGATCTCTCTGACTCAGAAAGGGTTCccattcctccttctcccctgACGCCTCCAGACCTCCATCTCCGCGCTGAAGAGATCGACCCCCTTGACTTCGATCTGCATCTAACTCAGGGCCACGCCAAGCCTGAACACTATTACCCCGATTTCCTTCCACCCCCGTATAGCTCCTGGGACCTGCGGGCTATGGCCTTGCTTCTGCACACGGAGTGCGACACTGGGGCCGTGCCGCGTGCAGGGGGACTCCTTGGGAAGTACGTGGACAGGCTCCTTCAGCTCGAGTGGCTGCAGCTCCAGACCATCCAGTGTGAAAAAGGCAAGGCGGCCAAAGCAAGGCCTCCCCCTGGCCCCGGGCCGGCAGGAGCTCTCAAAAGCCCCGGGAGAAGTAAGCTCAGTGCTGGCGCCCTGTCCAAGCCACTAGCTCGGCAggaaggctgttcaaagtcaggCCCTTCGCGAAAGAAAGGTTTTCCCCATGAAGAAGCCCACCCGTCGTATCGTGCATTTGAGACTTCCCTGAAGCCGAGCGACGTGGCGGGCGGCACCAGGTTATGTTCTCAGAAGCAGAAGTTAGAAATGAGAAtggaggagaagaaaaggaaatcggCCAAGAGCATCCAGCTGCAGCGCTGGGATCCGTCCTGTGGCGGCTGCAGCCCGAAGGTGGAAACCAGTGGGAACCTGCGGATCCCCCGGCAGCCAGCCCCGACTCTGGACTCGGCGGACCCCTGGAAGGCCCCCAAAACACAAGCGCTTGCGAATCTCAAGAAAAAGGCAAATGCAAACAGTTGTGGCCGTGCCACTATGTCCAGTGAGAAGAAACTCAAAACAAATGGAGTaaagcagcacacacacaggctaaaatga